In Luteibaculum oceani, the following are encoded in one genomic region:
- a CDS encoding class I SAM-dependent methyltransferase codes for MESSKAPIPKFSLKQNLYAKFNGIWTFNIPTYTTATELIVLLRLAKSLPKGAISVEIGSYIGASSLFICKGLKKGSKLNCVDTWENDAMSEGNWSSLAEFKKNVVSVRRKINLCQGYSHDVAMNFEGEIDFLFVDGDHSYEGVKKDFDLWFPKLKPGGIICFHDFGWAKGVQRVVNEEVTHLTYNHKHLTNMFWAWKN; via the coding sequence ATGGAAAGTAGTAAAGCACCCATTCCCAAATTTAGTTTAAAGCAAAACCTTTATGCAAAATTTAATGGTATTTGGACTTTTAATATACCAACATATACAACTGCAACAGAACTTATTGTATTGTTGAGATTAGCAAAATCTTTACCAAAGGGTGCGATTTCAGTTGAAATTGGATCTTATATTGGTGCTAGTAGTTTGTTTATATGTAAAGGGCTTAAAAAAGGAAGTAAATTGAATTGCGTGGACACTTGGGAAAATGACGCTATGTCAGAAGGAAATTGGAGTTCGCTTGCGGAGTTTAAAAAAAATGTAGTTAGTGTAAGAAGAAAAATTAATTTGTGCCAAGGCTATAGCCATGATGTGGCAATGAATTTTGAGGGTGAAATCGATTTTTTATTTGTAGACGGAGATCATAGCTACGAAGGAGTAAAGAAAGATTTTGACCTATGGTTTCCAAAATTAAAGCCAGGTGGCATTATTTGTTTTCATGACTTTGGGTGGGCGAAAGGTGTGCAAAGGGTTGTGAACGAGGAGGTTACGCATTTGACCTATAATCACAAACATCTAACGAATATGTTTTGGGCATGGAAAAATTAA
- a CDS encoding glycosyltransferase family 2 protein yields MEKLKVSVIIPTRNRAELLRGTLESIARQSLDKQFYEVIVCDNDSKDNTKSICEEYKSSFSYFKYIYTDKIGLHVGRHAGLMNSKGDYLVFADDDIEAFSRWLETIYNEFENDSNIGLIGGKNLPKFLGEVPFWIHEKWNQPNADGRVLSELSLLDLGESKKYISPNLVFGCNYSIRKKILLETEGFHPDGFPFELIKYRGDGESYVSNYVKKSDYKCLYHPMASVWHLVTKDRLSKNYFFKRSYCQGVSDAYTKLRSENKISKDSFLQSLIKPIKKVVHFLRIGSLTDMDKQLLKSYNEGYKYLVHQYATNVEVRNWVRKSNYLE; encoded by the coding sequence ATGGAAAAATTAAAGGTATCAGTTATTATTCCCACTAGAAATAGGGCAGAGCTTTTGAGAGGAACGCTAGAGTCGATAGCTAGACAAAGTCTGGATAAACAGTTTTATGAGGTTATAGTATGTGATAATGATTCAAAAGATAATACAAAAAGTATTTGTGAAGAATATAAAAGCTCATTTAGTTATTTTAAGTATATATACACAGATAAGATAGGTTTACATGTTGGTAGACATGCTGGACTAATGAATTCAAAAGGTGATTATTTGGTATTTGCTGATGATGATATAGAAGCCTTTTCTAGGTGGTTGGAAACCATTTATAATGAATTTGAAAATGACTCCAATATTGGATTAATTGGTGGAAAAAACTTGCCCAAATTTTTGGGTGAAGTACCATTTTGGATACATGAAAAGTGGAATCAGCCTAACGCTGATGGTAGGGTTTTAAGTGAATTGAGTTTATTGGATCTTGGTGAAAGTAAGAAGTATATATCACCAAATCTGGTTTTTGGTTGTAATTATTCCATTAGAAAGAAAATTTTATTGGAAACTGAGGGGTTTCACCCAGACGGTTTTCCTTTTGAATTAATAAAGTATAGAGGAGATGGTGAGTCCTATGTGAGTAATTATGTTAAAAAGAGTGATTATAAATGTTTATATCACCCCATGGCAAGTGTTTGGCATCTGGTTACAAAGGATAGACTTAGTAAAAATTATTTTTTTAAAAGGAGTTATTGCCAAGGAGTTTCGGATGCTTACACAAAATTAAGATCGGAAAATAAAATTTCCAAGGATAGTTTTTTGCAGTCTTTAATTAAACCTATAAAAAAGGTTGTTCACTTCCTACGAATAGGCTCGTTAACAGATATGGATAAACAGTTGTTGAAAAGTTATAACGAAGGATATAAATACTTAGTTCATCAATATGCAACCAATGTTGAGGTTAGGAATTGGGTTAGAAAAAGTAATTATTTGGAATGA
- a CDS encoding acyltransferase codes for MYRFVKRELVRWRFERRNIYFKGNFKIGKGVEINTKYGGKIVFGENIELGDYTKFITFGGDISIGDYCSFNPFCVIYGHGGLEVGNKVRVATQTVIIPANHSYKDLEISIMHQKESRKGIVIGSDVWIAAGARILDGVNIGNGVVVAAGSVVTKSFESNRVIGGVPAKVIKVRDGK; via the coding sequence TTGTATCGGTTTGTTAAAAGGGAACTGGTAAGGTGGCGGTTTGAAAGAAGAAATATCTATTTCAAGGGCAATTTTAAAATCGGAAAAGGTGTAGAAATAAATACAAAATATGGTGGAAAGATTGTATTTGGTGAAAACATTGAATTGGGTGATTATACTAAATTTATAACCTTTGGGGGAGATATATCAATTGGTGATTACTGTTCTTTCAATCCATTTTGCGTAATATACGGCCACGGAGGACTAGAGGTGGGAAATAAGGTAAGAGTTGCAACCCAAACTGTAATTATACCAGCTAATCATAGTTATAAGGATTTAGAAATTTCAATAATGCACCAAAAGGAAAGCAGAAAAGGGATTGTTATAGGAAGTGATGTCTGGATTGCGGCAGGAGCAAGAATTTTAGATGGAGTTAACATAGGAAATGGTGTGGTGGTTGCTGCAGGTTCCGTTGTAACTAAATCTTTTGAAAGTAATAGAGTGATTGGTGGGGTACCAGCTAAAGTGATAAAAGTAAGAGATGGAAAGTAG
- a CDS encoding cupin domain-containing protein: MVEYVRYQELNLGIIIRSNHKESGIRFFTKESDSQQLGYMSRPEGYEIVPHRHNLVKREVHLTQEVLLIKSGKVRVDFYCDNQQYVCSKILNAGDVVLLSDGGHGFKILEDAEIIEVKQGPYCGEEDKIRFNSISEKEIIIKDDIR, from the coding sequence ATGGTAGAGTATGTCCGGTACCAAGAATTAAATTTAGGAATTATAATTAGAAGTAATCATAAAGAGTCTGGTATAAGATTTTTCACAAAAGAATCTGATTCACAACAACTAGGTTACATGTCTCGACCAGAGGGTTATGAAATTGTTCCACATAGGCATAATTTGGTAAAAAGAGAAGTTCACCTTACGCAAGAGGTTTTGTTAATAAAAAGTGGTAAGGTCCGTGTTGATTTTTATTGTGACAATCAACAGTATGTATGTTCTAAGATTTTAAATGCAGGAGATGTTGTATTGCTTTCTGATGGGGGGCATGGATTTAAAATATTAGAGGATGCTGAGATTATTGAAGTTAAACAGGGACCGTATTGTGGCGAGGAGGACAAAATTAGGTTCAATAGTATAAGCGAGAAGGAAATAATAATAAAAGATGACATTCGATAA
- a CDS encoding NAD-dependent epimerase/dehydratase family protein, translated as MKIVVTGGAGFIGSQLCEKLLDSGRSVIVVDNFDDFYSRKRKIENLKKIKAHPQGDIVVGDIRRLQSLDELQNEEFGVIVHLAALAGVGPSLKSPSVYYDVNINGTENVLKLAKVKNAKVVFGSSSSVYGINGDTPWKEDCTNVPISPYAISKIAGENLCQSYNFNYGVVSTLLRFFTVYGPRQRPDLAIFKFIQRIHRGEEIIIFGDGTATRDYTFVEDILNGILSAISVNVAEKQTYNLGNSVPVSLNLLVDTIGKVVGKTPKIRYMEMQHGDVPHTLASIDAAKKMLNYAPVVSIEDGIKEQYKWMSKVGVV; from the coding sequence ATGAAGATTGTTGTTACGGGTGGCGCAGGTTTTATTGGTAGTCAGCTTTGCGAAAAACTTTTGGACTCAGGAAGATCAGTAATTGTTGTTGATAATTTTGATGATTTTTACAGTAGAAAAAGGAAAATAGAAAACTTAAAAAAAATAAAAGCACATCCGCAAGGTGATATAGTTGTGGGTGATATAAGGAGATTACAGAGTTTAGATGAACTTCAAAATGAAGAATTTGGGGTAATTGTGCATTTGGCAGCTTTGGCCGGTGTAGGTCCGAGTTTAAAAAGCCCAAGTGTTTACTACGATGTTAACATCAATGGGACTGAAAATGTATTGAAATTAGCAAAGGTTAAAAATGCAAAAGTTGTATTTGGATCGTCTAGCAGTGTTTATGGTATTAATGGTGATACTCCTTGGAAAGAAGATTGTACAAATGTGCCAATAAGTCCTTATGCTATTTCTAAAATAGCTGGAGAAAATTTATGTCAGTCTTATAATTTTAATTACGGTGTGGTTTCGACCTTATTAAGGTTTTTTACTGTTTATGGTCCGCGTCAAAGACCAGATTTAGCTATTTTTAAGTTTATTCAAAGAATCCATCGAGGGGAGGAAATCATAATCTTTGGAGATGGAACGGCAACTCGGGATTATACTTTTGTGGAGGATATTCTAAATGGAATACTATCTGCTATAAGCGTAAATGTTGCGGAGAAGCAAACTTATAATTTGGGAAATAGTGTTCCGGTTAGTCTGAATTTATTGGTAGATACAATCGGAAAAGTGGTTGGGAAAACACCGAAAATTAGGTATATGGAAATGCAGCATGGAGATGTTCCTCACACTTTGGCGTCGATTGATGCGGCAAAAAAAATGTTGAACTATGCTCCAGTGGTATCAATCGAGGACGGAATCAAGGAACAGTATAAATGGATGTCTAAGGTGGGTGTTGTTTAA